From the genome of Bosea sp. Tri-49, one region includes:
- a CDS encoding efflux RND transporter permease subunit, giving the protein MNLSKFFIDRPIFAGVLSVLIFLAGLLALRALPISEYPEVVPPTVVVRAQYPGANPRVIAETVATPIEEQINGVEGMLYMSSQATTDGVMTLNVTFKLGTDPDKAQQLVQNRVSQAEPRLPEEVRRLGVTTIKSSPDLTMVVHITSPNGRYDMTYLRNYAVLNVKDRLARIDGVGQVQLFGSGDYSMRVWLDPQKVAEHGLSPSDIVREIRAQNVQAAAGVIGASPSGPGLDLQLSVNAQGRLASEEEFGEIIVKTAASGAVVRLKDVSRIELGAADYALRSLLNGKSAVAVPIFQAPNSNAIAIADRVQETMREIKQNMPEGVDYSIVYDTTQFVRASIKAVITTLLEAIALVVLVVIVFLQTWRASIIPLVAVPISVVGTFAVMYLLGFSINALSLFGLVLAIGIVVDDAIVVVENVERNIENGLSPREATYKAMREVSGPIIAIALVLVAVFVPLAFISGLTGQFYRQFALTIAISTVISAINSLTLSPALAALLLRGHDAPKDALTRGMDFLFGWFFRGFNRFFNRSSEAYGGGVTRILGRKTVMLVVYAGLVGLTVVLFQKVPSGFVPGQDKQYLVGFAQLPDAATLDRTEDVIRKMDAIALKHPGVENAISFPGLSINGFTNSSNAGIVFVGLKPFDQRKTPELSGNAIAMQLNKEFAGVKEAFIAMFPPPPVQGLGTIGGFKLQIEDRAGLGYKALDEATKAFMAKAAVAPELAGMFSSFQVNVPQLYADIDRTKARQLGVPVTDVFETLQIYLGSSYVNDFNKFGRTYTVRVQADAPYRAYQEDIGKLKVRSNSGEMVPLSAVLNVRTDSGPERAMRYNGFLSADINAGPAPGFSSGQAQDAVERIAAETLPKGFAFEWTELTYQEILAGNSALLVFPVAILLVFLVLAAQYESLTLPVAILLIIPMGLMAAMAGVWWSGGDNNVFTQIGLVVLVGLSAKNAILIVEFARELEFEGRTPVEAAIEASRLRLRPILMTSLAFVMGVVPLVLSTGAGAEMRQAMGIAVFAGMIGVTAFGIFLTPVFYVLMRKLSGNRPLRQHGVEGKGEMAEAA; this is encoded by the coding sequence ATGAACCTCTCGAAGTTCTTCATCGACCGGCCGATTTTCGCCGGCGTCCTCTCCGTCCTGATCTTCCTCGCCGGCCTGCTGGCGCTGCGGGCTCTGCCGATCTCGGAATATCCCGAGGTCGTGCCGCCGACCGTGGTGGTGCGCGCGCAATATCCCGGCGCCAATCCGCGCGTCATCGCCGAGACCGTCGCGACGCCGATCGAGGAGCAGATCAACGGCGTCGAGGGCATGCTCTACATGTCGAGCCAGGCGACGACCGACGGCGTGATGACGCTGAACGTCACCTTCAAGCTCGGCACCGACCCAGACAAGGCCCAGCAGCTGGTCCAGAACCGCGTCTCGCAGGCGGAACCGCGCCTGCCCGAGGAGGTGCGCCGCCTTGGCGTCACCACCATCAAGAGCTCGCCGGACCTGACGATGGTGGTGCACATCACCTCGCCGAACGGCCGCTACGACATGACCTATCTGCGCAACTACGCCGTGCTCAACGTCAAGGACCGGCTGGCGCGCATCGACGGCGTCGGCCAGGTCCAGCTCTTCGGCTCGGGCGACTATTCGATGCGCGTCTGGCTCGACCCGCAGAAGGTCGCCGAGCACGGCCTCTCGCCCTCCGACATCGTCCGCGAGATCCGCGCCCAGAACGTCCAGGCCGCGGCGGGCGTGATCGGCGCCTCGCCGAGCGGGCCGGGGCTCGACCTGCAGCTCTCGGTCAATGCGCAGGGCCGCCTCGCCAGCGAGGAGGAGTTCGGCGAGATCATCGTCAAGACCGCCGCGAGCGGCGCGGTCGTCCGGCTGAAGGACGTCTCCCGTATCGAGCTCGGCGCCGCCGACTACGCGCTGCGTTCGCTGCTCAACGGCAAGTCGGCGGTCGCGGTGCCGATCTTCCAGGCGCCGAACTCGAACGCCATCGCCATCGCCGACCGGGTCCAGGAGACGATGCGCGAGATCAAGCAGAACATGCCTGAGGGCGTCGACTACTCGATCGTCTACGATACCACCCAGTTCGTCCGCGCCTCGATCAAGGCGGTGATCACCACGCTGCTCGAGGCGATCGCGCTGGTCGTGCTCGTCGTCATCGTCTTCCTGCAGACCTGGCGCGCCTCGATCATCCCGCTCGTCGCCGTGCCGATCTCGGTCGTCGGCACCTTCGCGGTGATGTACCTGCTCGGCTTCTCGATCAACGCGCTCTCGCTGTTCGGCCTCGTGCTGGCGATCGGCATCGTCGTCGACGACGCCATCGTCGTGGTCGAGAATGTCGAGCGCAACATCGAGAACGGGCTGTCGCCGCGCGAAGCCACCTACAAGGCGATGCGCGAGGTCTCCGGCCCGATCATCGCGATCGCGCTCGTCCTCGTCGCGGTCTTCGTGCCGCTCGCCTTCATCAGCGGCCTGACCGGCCAGTTCTACCGCCAGTTTGCGCTCACCATCGCGATCTCGACGGTGATCTCGGCGATCAACTCGCTGACCCTGTCGCCGGCGCTCGCCGCATTGCTGCTGCGCGGCCATGACGCCCCCAAGGATGCGCTGACCCGCGGCATGGACTTCCTGTTCGGCTGGTTCTTCCGCGGCTTCAACCGCTTCTTCAACCGCTCCTCGGAGGCCTATGGCGGCGGCGTCACCCGCATTCTCGGCCGCAAGACCGTGATGCTCGTGGTCTATGCCGGCCTCGTCGGCCTGACCGTCGTGCTCTTCCAGAAGGTGCCGTCAGGCTTCGTGCCGGGCCAGGACAAGCAGTACCTCGTCGGCTTCGCCCAGCTCCCCGACGCGGCGACGCTCGACCGCACCGAGGACGTCATCCGCAAGATGGACGCGATCGCGCTGAAGCATCCCGGCGTCGAGAACGCGATCTCCTTCCCGGGCCTGTCGATCAACGGCTTCACCAACTCGTCGAACGCCGGCATCGTCTTCGTCGGCCTGAAGCCTTTCGACCAGCGCAAGACGCCCGAGCTCTCGGGCAACGCCATCGCCATGCAGCTCAACAAGGAGTTCGCCGGCGTCAAGGAGGCGTTCATCGCGATGTTCCCGCCGCCGCCCGTCCAGGGCCTCGGCACCATCGGCGGCTTCAAGCTGCAGATCGAGGACCGCGCCGGCCTCGGCTACAAGGCGCTCGACGAGGCGACCAAGGCCTTCATGGCCAAGGCGGCCGTGGCGCCGGAGCTCGCCGGCATGTTCTCGAGCTTCCAGGTCAACGTGCCGCAGCTCTATGCCGATATCGACCGCACCAAGGCGCGCCAGCTTGGCGTTCCCGTCACCGATGTCTTCGAGACGCTGCAGATCTATCTCGGCTCGTCCTATGTGAACGACTTCAACAAGTTCGGCCGCACCTACACCGTGCGCGTCCAGGCTGATGCGCCCTACCGCGCCTATCAGGAGGACATCGGCAAGCTCAAGGTCCGCTCGAATTCGGGCGAGATGGTGCCGCTCTCGGCCGTGCTCAACGTGCGCACCGATTCCGGCCCCGAGCGGGCGATGCGCTATAACGGCTTCCTCAGCGCCGACATCAATGCCGGCCCGGCCCCGGGCTTTTCCTCGGGCCAGGCGCAGGACGCGGTCGAGCGCATCGCGGCCGAGACCCTGCCCAAGGGCTTCGCCTTCGAATGGACCGAGCTGACCTATCAGGAGATCCTGGCCGGCAACTCCGCGCTCCTCGTCTTCCCGGTCGCGATCCTGCTCGTCTTCCTGGTGCTGGCGGCGCAGTATGAGAGCCTGACCCTGCCGGTGGCGATCCTCCTGATCATCCCGATGGGCCTGATGGCGGCGATGGCCGGCGTCTGGTGGAGCGGCGGCGACAACAACGTCTTCACCCAGATCGGCCTCGTCGTCCTGGTCGGACTATCGGCCAAGAACGCCATCCTGATCGTCGAATTCGCGCGCGAGCTCGAATTCGAGGGCAGGACGCCGGTCGAGGCCGCGATCGAGGCCAGCCGCCTGCGCCTGCGGCCGATCCTGATGACCTCGCTCGCCTTCGTCATGGGCGTGGTGCCCCTCGTGCTCTCGACCGGGGCAGGCGCCGAGATGCGCCAGGCCATGGGCATCGCGGTCTTCGCCGGCATGATCGGCGTCACCGCCTTCGGCATCTTCCTGACCCCGGTGTTCTACGTGCTGATGCGGAAGTTGTCGGGGAACCGGCCGCTCAGGCAGCATGGGGTGGAGGGGAAGGGGGAGATGGCTGAGGCGGCGTAG
- a CDS encoding efflux RND transporter periplasmic adaptor subunit, producing the protein MIQGTIRHVLLGVTLAAGVSLAALAVAVNGSDKAQGDTAPAAPPATPVSVALVEQRALVAWAEFSGRLEAIERVEIRSRVSGVVEQVHFSQGALVKQGDLLVSIDQAPYQAEFERAQAQLLAAEARVALAAGEHERGQKLMSTQNVSQRDLDTRLNALREAQANERAIRAALQSARLNLDYTQIRAPIGGRIGRLEVTVGNLVAAGANAPLLTTLVSVDPVYAGFNADEGSLLKALATLPVEPGKPRDLKRIPVQMTTAANEAAPVSGHLNFVDNGIDAATGTVRVRAIFDNPDGALMPGQFVRLRMGQAKSEPALVINERAVGTDQNKKFVFVVGKDHKAVWREVTLGTAAEGLRIVTSGLEAGEQIVVNGLQRIRPGATVAPEQVPMAERSELKKSTTELAQR; encoded by the coding sequence ATGATTCAGGGAACGATCCGTCACGTCCTGTTGGGCGTCACTCTCGCCGCCGGTGTCTCGCTCGCGGCCCTCGCCGTCGCCGTCAACGGCTCCGACAAGGCGCAGGGCGACACTGCCCCCGCCGCACCGCCGGCCACTCCGGTATCCGTCGCGCTGGTCGAGCAGCGCGCGCTGGTCGCCTGGGCCGAATTCTCCGGCCGGCTCGAGGCGATCGAGCGCGTCGAGATCCGCTCGCGGGTCTCCGGCGTGGTCGAGCAGGTGCACTTCTCGCAGGGCGCGTTGGTCAAGCAGGGAGACCTGCTCGTCAGCATCGACCAGGCGCCCTATCAGGCCGAGTTCGAGCGGGCCCAGGCGCAGTTGCTCGCCGCCGAGGCGCGCGTTGCGCTCGCCGCGGGCGAGCATGAGCGCGGCCAGAAGCTGATGTCGACGCAGAACGTCTCGCAGCGCGACCTCGACACCAGGCTGAATGCCCTGCGCGAGGCGCAGGCAAACGAGCGTGCGATCCGCGCCGCCCTGCAGTCGGCGAGGCTGAACCTGGACTACACCCAGATTCGTGCCCCAATCGGCGGCCGTATCGGGCGGCTCGAGGTCACGGTCGGCAACCTGGTCGCCGCCGGAGCCAATGCGCCGCTGCTGACGACGCTGGTCTCGGTCGATCCGGTCTATGCCGGCTTCAACGCTGACGAAGGCTCGTTGCTCAAGGCGCTGGCGACCCTGCCGGTGGAGCCTGGCAAGCCGCGCGACCTCAAGCGCATCCCGGTGCAGATGACCACCGCGGCGAACGAGGCGGCCCCGGTCTCCGGCCATCTCAACTTCGTCGACAACGGCATCGACGCCGCGACCGGCACGGTCCGCGTCCGGGCGATCTTCGACAACCCTGACGGCGCGCTGATGCCGGGCCAGTTCGTGCGCCTGCGCATGGGCCAGGCGAAGTCCGAGCCGGCGCTGGTCATCAACGAGCGCGCCGTCGGCACCGACCAGAACAAGAAGTTCGTCTTCGTCGTCGGCAAGGACCACAAGGCGGTCTGGCGCGAGGTCACGCTCGGCACGGCTGCCGAGGGCCTGCGCATTGTCACCAGTGGGCTGGAAGCCGGTGAGCAGATCGTCGTCAACGGCCTGCAGCGCATCCGCCCGGGCGCCACCGTCGCCCCCGAGCAGGTGCCGATGGCCGAGCGCTCCGAATTGAAGAAGTCCACGACCGAGCTCGCGCAGCGCTGA
- a CDS encoding alpha/beta hydrolase fold domain-containing protein, with translation MLAPSIPESRYRRAVFWREQSVQAGREKLAGRLYAPAAVPDEAGLVVHLHGGTFDSGTLASGEAVATTLAEAGAIVISLPYPLAPANPFPQALEASYAALEKIARDKARWVGKHAPLYVAGEEAGGNLAAALAMMARDRHGPALAGQILFSPMLDSCLGTYSFRNAAAGPVGCRWADGWHAYLGSPEKAAHPYATPVNAARLSGLAPALIVTAEDDLLRDESINYAGRLKAAGVDTTIRVVGAPSRWPDAFAEGPCDGSCLCAACHHISEFFTATAPP, from the coding sequence ATGCTCGCTCCCTCCATCCCCGAAAGCCGCTATCGCCGCGCCGTCTTCTGGCGCGAGCAGAGCGTGCAGGCCGGGCGCGAGAAGCTCGCCGGCCGGCTCTATGCGCCGGCGGCTGTGCCGGACGAGGCTGGCCTCGTCGTCCATCTGCACGGAGGCACCTTCGACAGCGGCACTCTTGCTTCTGGCGAAGCTGTCGCGACCACCCTGGCCGAGGCGGGCGCGATCGTGATCTCGCTGCCTTATCCGCTCGCCCCGGCCAATCCGTTTCCGCAGGCGCTCGAGGCGTCCTATGCGGCGCTTGAGAAGATCGCCCGCGACAAGGCCCGCTGGGTCGGCAAGCACGCGCCGCTCTATGTGGCGGGCGAGGAGGCCGGTGGCAATCTCGCAGCGGCGCTGGCCATGATGGCGCGTGACCGGCACGGACCGGCGCTCGCCGGCCAGATCCTGTTCTCGCCGATGCTTGATTCCTGCCTCGGCACCTACTCTTTCCGCAACGCCGCGGCGGGGCCGGTCGGCTGCCGCTGGGCCGATGGCTGGCACGCCTATCTGGGCTCTCCGGAGAAGGCCGCACACCCTTACGCCACGCCGGTCAATGCCGCGCGGCTCTCCGGCCTTGCCCCAGCCCTGATCGTCACAGCCGAGGACGACCTGCTGCGCGACGAGAGCATCAATTATGCCGGCCGGCTCAAGGCGGCCGGCGTCGACACCACCATCCGCGTCGTCGGTGCACCGAGCCGCTGGCCGGACGCCTTCGCCGAAGGCCCGTGCGACGGCTCCTGCCTCTGTGCGGCCTGTCATCACATCAGCGAGTTCTTCACCGCGACCGCGCCGCCCTAG
- a CDS encoding LysR family transcriptional regulator has protein sequence MDQLTAMRAFVRVVEVGTFTRAAQLLDLPKPTVTKLIQQLEGHLRAQLLNRTTRRVTVTMDGAAYYERALRVLGEIDELDQSMTSSQARPSGRLRIDVSVPLATDIILPALPQFLARYPEIQVDMGLSDRPADLVGENLDLAVRAGAIDDQSLIARRIGQMMLITCATPDYLARHGTPRHPRDLENGHLAVGYRRAGTSRILPFTFAGTSETIEIHGNYVISLNEGTGYLAAGLAGMGVMQVPTFMAMAHIASGRLVPVLTDWCTAPKPLHIIYPPNRHLSNKVRVFVDWLAEIFAANDLLQRKPDLPIAHDVAA, from the coding sequence ATGGACCAGCTCACTGCCATGCGCGCCTTCGTGCGCGTCGTCGAAGTCGGCACCTTCACCCGTGCGGCGCAGCTGCTCGACCTGCCCAAGCCGACCGTGACCAAGCTGATCCAGCAGCTCGAAGGGCATTTGCGGGCGCAGTTGCTCAACCGCACGACGCGGCGCGTCACCGTGACCATGGACGGCGCGGCCTATTACGAGCGGGCTCTGCGCGTCCTCGGCGAGATCGACGAGCTCGACCAGAGCATGACCTCGTCGCAGGCCCGGCCGAGCGGGCGCCTCAGGATCGATGTCAGCGTGCCGCTCGCGACCGACATCATCCTGCCGGCGCTGCCGCAATTCCTGGCGCGCTATCCCGAGATCCAGGTCGACATGGGCCTGTCCGACCGGCCGGCCGACCTGGTCGGCGAGAATCTCGACCTTGCCGTGCGGGCGGGTGCGATCGACGATCAGAGCCTGATCGCCCGCCGCATCGGCCAGATGATGCTGATCACCTGCGCTACGCCGGACTATCTGGCCAGGCACGGGACGCCGCGGCATCCACGCGATCTGGAGAATGGCCACCTCGCCGTCGGCTATCGCCGGGCCGGCACCAGCCGCATCCTGCCCTTCACCTTCGCCGGCACCAGCGAGACCATCGAGATCCACGGCAATTATGTCATCTCGCTGAACGAGGGCACCGGCTATCTCGCCGCCGGGCTCGCGGGGATGGGCGTCATGCAGGTGCCGACCTTCATGGCCATGGCGCACATCGCCTCCGGGCGGCTCGTGCCGGTGTTGACCGACTGGTGCACTGCCCCGAAGCCGCTGCACATCATCTACCCGCCGAACCGGCACCTCTCGAACAAGGTGCGGGTCTTCGTCGACTGGCTGGCGGAGATCTTTGCCGCGAACGACCTGCTCCAGCGCAAGCCGGACCTGCCCATCGCTCACGACGTTGCGGCATGA